The Salvelinus fontinalis isolate EN_2023a chromosome 31, ASM2944872v1, whole genome shotgun sequence genome has a window encoding:
- the LOC129830275 gene encoding immunoglobulin superfamily member 21-like isoform X3: MYNSNFSHMEDFRRREDLVYQSTVRLPEVQMEDDGPYECHVGIYDKASRDRVVLASGTIVLTVMVPPKSISVVAADCPAPFNRYEAQNFTLICIVMGGKPAPMVYFKRDSELIEVFPSIMEGGGGQSQGRGIAGLRGSRPLISRDLDDTKLKKSLSLLDQDQGKPPRLDHDTPGTRGTGKTGGAGEEPGALGEPGGVEGSEPSPTTTEVIPETVVSREFPRWVQSTDPLYYFQHRRQVSSDGTMEVRAMLTWSLNPQLDNDALFSCEVKHPALSMPMQAEVTLSAPRGPKLSMSPGKAKVGDTVRITVQGLQISSTGNMVFPEPLFTWTRVGGNLLDGREDHNGRELVLERVPAELNGSMFRCTAQNPLGSTDTHTRLIVFENPRLKKGRQHFVADAAYCNEALELTTMLLMLAVTWEMT, translated from the exons ATGTACAACAGCAACTTCTCCCATATGGAGGACTTCCGCAGACGAGAAGACCTGGTCTACCAATCAACTGTCCG GCTCCCTGAGGTGCAGATGGAAGATGATGGACCATATGAGTGCCATGTGGGGATCTACGACAAGGCCTCTAGAGACAGGGTGGTCTTAGCCTCAGGCACCATTGTGCTCACTGTCATGG TGCCTCCTAAATCCATCTCTGTAGTGGCAGCAGACTGCCCGGCCCCCTTCAATCGCTACGAGGCCCAGAACTTCACTCTAATCTGCATCGTCATGGGAGGAAAACCAGCCCCTATG GTGTACTTCAAGCGTGACAGCGAGCTGATCGAGGTGTTCCCCTCTATTATGGAGGGTGGTGGGGGCCAGTCCCAGGGAAGGGGCATTGCAGGTCTACGGGGCTCTAGGCCCCTGATCAGCAGAGATCTGGATGACACCAAGCTGAAGAAGTCCCTCTCCCTGCTGGACCAGGACCAGGGGAAGCCCCCCCGTCTGGACCATGACACCCCTGGGACCAGAGGgacagggaagacaggaggggccGGGGAGGAACCAGGGGCCCTGGGTGAGCCTGGCGGTGTGGAGGGGTCTGAGCccagccccaccaccacagaggtgATCCCAGAGACGGTGGTAAGCCGGGAGTTCCCCCGCTGGGTGCAGAGCACAGACCCGCTCTACTACTTCCAGCACAGGCGGCAGGTCTCCAGCGATGGCACCATGGAGGTCAGAGCCATGCTCACCTGGAGCCTCAACCCCCAACTAGACAACGACGCCCTGTTCAGCTGCGAGGTCAAGCATCCAGCTCTGTCCATGCCCATGCAGGCTGAGGTCACTCTGT CTGCTCCCAGGGGCCCCAAACTCTCCATGTCGCCTGGTAAGGCTAAAGTAGGAGACACTGTCCGCATTACAGTTCAGGGCCTCCAGATCTCTTCCACGGGG AATATGGTGTTCCCCGAGCCACTGTTCACCTGGACCAGGGTGGGAGGTAATTTGCTGGACGGGAGAGAGGACCATAATGGGAGGGAGCTGGTGCTTGAGAGAGTACCAGCCGAGCTCAACGGCTCCATGTTCCGATGCACTGCCCAGAACCCTCTGGgatccactgacacacacacgcggctcatcgtgtttg AAAACCCCAGACTTAAGAAGGGAAGACAGCATTTTGTTG CAGATGCAGCCTATTGCAATGAGGCACTGGAGCTGACCACCATGCTGTTAATGTTAGCCGTGACATGGGAGATGACGTGA
- the LOC129830275 gene encoding immunoglobulin superfamily member 21-like isoform X1 encodes MSCAFSQCLIVYILDLAVGYLTVTLESLPPVVIGDTVTLKCNFRTDGNLREIVWFRVTEGGSAKQKIFTYDAMYNSNFSHMEDFRRREDLVYQSTVRLPEVQMEDDGPYECHVGIYDKASRDRVVLASGTIVLTVMVPPKSISVVAADCPAPFNRYEAQNFTLICIVMGGKPAPMVYFKRDSELIEVFPSIMEGGGGQSQGRGIAGLRGSRPLISRDLDDTKLKKSLSLLDQDQGKPPRLDHDTPGTRGTGKTGGAGEEPGALGEPGGVEGSEPSPTTTEVIPETVVSREFPRWVQSTDPLYYFQHRRQVSSDGTMEVRAMLTWSLNPQLDNDALFSCEVKHPALSMPMQAEVTLSAPRGPKLSMSPGKAKVGDTVRITVQGLQISSTGNMVFPEPLFTWTRVGGNLLDGREDHNGRELVLERVPAELNGSMFRCTAQNPLGSTDTHTRLIVFENPRLKKGRQHFVADAAYCNEALELTTMLLMLAVTWEMT; translated from the exons ATGAGTTGTGCTTTTTCTCAATGTCTCATTGTATATATTTTGGATTTAGCAGTTG GCTATTTAACGGTCACTCTTGAGTCCCTCCCTCCCGTTGTCATTGGAGACACGGTGACACTCAAGTGCAATTTCAGGACAGATGGCAACCTGCGAGAGATTGTGTGGTTTCGG GTGACAGAGGGTGGCAGTGCCAAGCAGAAGATCTTCACCTACGATGCCATGTACAACAGCAACTTCTCCCATATGGAGGACTTCCGCAGACGAGAAGACCTGGTCTACCAATCAACTGTCCG GCTCCCTGAGGTGCAGATGGAAGATGATGGACCATATGAGTGCCATGTGGGGATCTACGACAAGGCCTCTAGAGACAGGGTGGTCTTAGCCTCAGGCACCATTGTGCTCACTGTCATGG TGCCTCCTAAATCCATCTCTGTAGTGGCAGCAGACTGCCCGGCCCCCTTCAATCGCTACGAGGCCCAGAACTTCACTCTAATCTGCATCGTCATGGGAGGAAAACCAGCCCCTATG GTGTACTTCAAGCGTGACAGCGAGCTGATCGAGGTGTTCCCCTCTATTATGGAGGGTGGTGGGGGCCAGTCCCAGGGAAGGGGCATTGCAGGTCTACGGGGCTCTAGGCCCCTGATCAGCAGAGATCTGGATGACACCAAGCTGAAGAAGTCCCTCTCCCTGCTGGACCAGGACCAGGGGAAGCCCCCCCGTCTGGACCATGACACCCCTGGGACCAGAGGgacagggaagacaggaggggccGGGGAGGAACCAGGGGCCCTGGGTGAGCCTGGCGGTGTGGAGGGGTCTGAGCccagccccaccaccacagaggtgATCCCAGAGACGGTGGTAAGCCGGGAGTTCCCCCGCTGGGTGCAGAGCACAGACCCGCTCTACTACTTCCAGCACAGGCGGCAGGTCTCCAGCGATGGCACCATGGAGGTCAGAGCCATGCTCACCTGGAGCCTCAACCCCCAACTAGACAACGACGCCCTGTTCAGCTGCGAGGTCAAGCATCCAGCTCTGTCCATGCCCATGCAGGCTGAGGTCACTCTGT CTGCTCCCAGGGGCCCCAAACTCTCCATGTCGCCTGGTAAGGCTAAAGTAGGAGACACTGTCCGCATTACAGTTCAGGGCCTCCAGATCTCTTCCACGGGG AATATGGTGTTCCCCGAGCCACTGTTCACCTGGACCAGGGTGGGAGGTAATTTGCTGGACGGGAGAGAGGACCATAATGGGAGGGAGCTGGTGCTTGAGAGAGTACCAGCCGAGCTCAACGGCTCCATGTTCCGATGCACTGCCCAGAACCCTCTGGgatccactgacacacacacgcggctcatcgtgtttg AAAACCCCAGACTTAAGAAGGGAAGACAGCATTTTGTTG CAGATGCAGCCTATTGCAATGAGGCACTGGAGCTGACCACCATGCTGTTAATGTTAGCCGTGACATGGGAGATGACGTGA
- the LOC129830275 gene encoding immunoglobulin superfamily member 21-like isoform X2, whose amino-acid sequence MSCAFSQCLIVYILDLAVGYLTVTLESLPPVVIGDTVTLKCNFRTDGNLREIVWFRVTEGGSAKQKIFTYDAMYNSNFSHMEDFRRREDLVYQSTVRLPEVQMEDDGPYECHVGIYDKASRDRVVLASGTIVLTVMVPPKSISVVAADCPAPFNRYEAQNFTLICIVMGGKPAPMVYFKRDSELIEVFPSIMEGGGGQSQGRGIAGLRGSRPLISRDLDDTKLKKSLSLLDQDQGKPPRLDHDTPGTRGTGKTGGAGEEPGALGEPGGVEGSEPSPTTTEVIPETVVSREFPRWVQSTDPLYYFQHRRQVSSDGTMEVRAMLTWSLNPQLDNDALFSCEVKHPALSMPMQAEVTLSAPRGPKLSMSPGKAKVGDTVRITVQGLQISSTGNMVFPEPLFTWTRVGGNLLDGREDHNGRELVLERVPAELNGSMFRCTAQNPLGSTDTHTRLIVFENPRLKKGRQHFVDAAYCNEALELTTMLLMLAVTWEMT is encoded by the exons ATGAGTTGTGCTTTTTCTCAATGTCTCATTGTATATATTTTGGATTTAGCAGTTG GCTATTTAACGGTCACTCTTGAGTCCCTCCCTCCCGTTGTCATTGGAGACACGGTGACACTCAAGTGCAATTTCAGGACAGATGGCAACCTGCGAGAGATTGTGTGGTTTCGG GTGACAGAGGGTGGCAGTGCCAAGCAGAAGATCTTCACCTACGATGCCATGTACAACAGCAACTTCTCCCATATGGAGGACTTCCGCAGACGAGAAGACCTGGTCTACCAATCAACTGTCCG GCTCCCTGAGGTGCAGATGGAAGATGATGGACCATATGAGTGCCATGTGGGGATCTACGACAAGGCCTCTAGAGACAGGGTGGTCTTAGCCTCAGGCACCATTGTGCTCACTGTCATGG TGCCTCCTAAATCCATCTCTGTAGTGGCAGCAGACTGCCCGGCCCCCTTCAATCGCTACGAGGCCCAGAACTTCACTCTAATCTGCATCGTCATGGGAGGAAAACCAGCCCCTATG GTGTACTTCAAGCGTGACAGCGAGCTGATCGAGGTGTTCCCCTCTATTATGGAGGGTGGTGGGGGCCAGTCCCAGGGAAGGGGCATTGCAGGTCTACGGGGCTCTAGGCCCCTGATCAGCAGAGATCTGGATGACACCAAGCTGAAGAAGTCCCTCTCCCTGCTGGACCAGGACCAGGGGAAGCCCCCCCGTCTGGACCATGACACCCCTGGGACCAGAGGgacagggaagacaggaggggccGGGGAGGAACCAGGGGCCCTGGGTGAGCCTGGCGGTGTGGAGGGGTCTGAGCccagccccaccaccacagaggtgATCCCAGAGACGGTGGTAAGCCGGGAGTTCCCCCGCTGGGTGCAGAGCACAGACCCGCTCTACTACTTCCAGCACAGGCGGCAGGTCTCCAGCGATGGCACCATGGAGGTCAGAGCCATGCTCACCTGGAGCCTCAACCCCCAACTAGACAACGACGCCCTGTTCAGCTGCGAGGTCAAGCATCCAGCTCTGTCCATGCCCATGCAGGCTGAGGTCACTCTGT CTGCTCCCAGGGGCCCCAAACTCTCCATGTCGCCTGGTAAGGCTAAAGTAGGAGACACTGTCCGCATTACAGTTCAGGGCCTCCAGATCTCTTCCACGGGG AATATGGTGTTCCCCGAGCCACTGTTCACCTGGACCAGGGTGGGAGGTAATTTGCTGGACGGGAGAGAGGACCATAATGGGAGGGAGCTGGTGCTTGAGAGAGTACCAGCCGAGCTCAACGGCTCCATGTTCCGATGCACTGCCCAGAACCCTCTGGgatccactgacacacacacgcggctcatcgtgtttg AAAACCCCAGACTTAAGAAGGGAAGACAGCATTTTGTTG ATGCAGCCTATTGCAATGAGGCACTGGAGCTGACCACCATGCTGTTAATGTTAGCCGTGACATGGGAGATGACGTGA